A stretch of DNA from Pseudoalteromonas ruthenica:
ACTAGCACTTCGCGGGCGCCATTATGGCCGGGCGAACTGACTAAACCGGAGTGCTCCATTTGTTCAACCAATCGCGCAGCGCGATTATAACCAACACGCAGTTTACGCTGTACACTTGATACCGACACCCGACCACTTTCAATAACAAAAGCGCAGGCCTCGTCATACAGTGGGTCTGATTCATCGTCGCCGTCTTCGGATGTTTCCCCTGGCAGCAATACGTCTTCGACGGCGTCACCATTGAGTATTTCATCCACATAATCAGGTTTACCTCGGGCCTTCCAATCACTCACAACCGCGTGAACCTCATGGTCGTCAACAAAGGCGCCATGAACACGGATTGGCACACTGGTCCCGGGTGGTAAATACAGCATGTCACCCATGCCTAAAAGATGCTCGGCCCCTTGTTGGTCAAGAATAGTGCGCGAGTCTATTTTTGAGGACACCTGAAACGCCATACGTGTAGGGATATTGGCTTTAATCAGGCCGGTGATCACATCCACCGATGGACGCTGTGTAGCCAATACCAAATGAATGCCTGCAGCCCGTGCTTTTTGTGCGATTCGGGCAATGAGCTCTTCCACTTTTTTACCAACAATCATCATCATATCGGCGAATTCATCAATCACCACGACAATGCTGGGTAACTTGTCTAGCTCTTGCGGCCCATCAGCCATGCCATCTGTATCTTTGAACAAAGGATCTAAAATAGGTTCCCCTGCGGCTTTAGCATCAAGCACTTTTTGGTTGTAACCCTTCAGGTTACGCACCCCTAAAGCAGACATCAGTTTATAGCGGCGCTCCATTTCACCAACACACCAACGCAATGCATTGGCCGCTTCTTTCATATCGGTAACCACTTCACACAGTAGGTGTGGGATCCCCTCGTACACCGATAACTCAAGCATTTTCGGGTCGATCATGATCATGCGCACATCTTCTGGCGGTGATTTATATAGCAAGCTTAAAATCATCACATTAACGCCCACTGACTTACCTGAGCCAGTGGTACCCGCTACCAACAAGTGCGGCATTTTGGCTAAGTCTGCAACCACAGGTTGCCCGGCAATGTCTTTACCTAACACCATGGTTAGTGGCGATTTATTTTGCTCAAACTTAGGGGCATTGATCACTTCTGATAAGCGCACGATTTCGCGGTGTTTATTAGGCAGCTCAAGGCCGACATAGGTTTTCCCCGGGATCACCTCAACCACACGCACACTGACCGCAGATAACGAGCGCGCCAAATCTTTCGATAAACCAGAGATTTTCGCGACCTTTACACCCGGTGCTAAATCGAGTTCAAAGCGTGTAACTACCGGACCGGGATAAACCCCTACAACGGACGCTTGTACGCCAAAATCTTGCAGCTTGCTTTCAACTAACCGAGAGACAGCCTCGAGCTCTTCTTCAGAAATGGGGTTTTTCTGTTTATCCGGCCTATCAAGTAAATCCAACGAAGGAAGCGGCTCCATGGGCGGCTTTTCTTCTAATAGCTGTTCGAATTTCTCTTTGGCTGTTGGCGCTTTCGTGTGTG
This window harbors:
- a CDS encoding DNA translocase FtsK; this encodes MRLNGVQRLLETGLIVSTALAIFILCALVSFDPADPSWSQTGEFVDVKNITGTAGAWVADILLFSFGWLAFLVPAAIQLFGYLVFKRPHRVLSLDYVTLALRLIGLVLFTLSACAISSINFDDIFYFSSGGVVGDVIAGAMMPAFNFTGTSILLLCFFFAGMTLLTGVSWVQFVDTLGAYVMKAALFVWQWLQSKRGQYQSEFAEAEQRSLANEPNPQVEATQSAHEPKLEIQSDNADTEVEADKDKSLLDKAAAMFAPEPKKEPWQEQSSDSDTQSATKEAPKQHPAFDDIDAMLGDEMNFSAIDDEGFDTVSALNELDQAPTEATPNTQPQNKGANTAVTSAHEETTNSVATTTVAHTKAPTAKEKFEQLLEEKPPMEPLPSLDLLDRPDKQKNPISEEELEAVSRLVESKLQDFGVQASVVGVYPGPVVTRFELDLAPGVKVAKISGLSKDLARSLSAVSVRVVEVIPGKTYVGLELPNKHREIVRLSEVINAPKFEQNKSPLTMVLGKDIAGQPVVADLAKMPHLLVAGTTGSGKSVGVNVMILSLLYKSPPEDVRMIMIDPKMLELSVYEGIPHLLCEVVTDMKEAANALRWCVGEMERRYKLMSALGVRNLKGYNQKVLDAKAAGEPILDPLFKDTDGMADGPQELDKLPSIVVVIDEFADMMMIVGKKVEELIARIAQKARAAGIHLVLATQRPSVDVITGLIKANIPTRMAFQVSSKIDSRTILDQQGAEHLLGMGDMLYLPPGTSVPIRVHGAFVDDHEVHAVVSDWKARGKPDYVDEILNGDAVEDVLLPGETSEDGDDESDPLYDEACAFVIESGRVSVSSVQRKLRVGYNRAARLVEQMEHSGLVSSPGHNGAREVLVKNNAG